The following coding sequences are from one Triticum aestivum cultivar Chinese Spring chromosome 5A, IWGSC CS RefSeq v2.1, whole genome shotgun sequence window:
- the LOC123103642 gene encoding probable endo-1,3(4)-beta-glucanase ARB_01444, with amino-acid sequence MRRWKKQLGHTISRLVSSKPPFNLARPKPAAPPPPLPPPPPPHSSHPPPPPPQPAMPPHGRRPAPPAPGGHVFPQAASTVLPDPARFFAPGLLSAPLPTNCFFQNFTLKNGDQPEYIHPYSVRSAAAGLTLCYPARSHSPAFDIQTFAADLTVSSPSDAAAAGQPHRVVAFDDLSVTLDFSSSLRAFLVRGCPFVTVATAEAAGPVDVSVASVHAFLEAAPCDDARTKWRLRMNSGQTFLLYASAPIALSQASVTQLAAPGFSGVIRIAYLPDPAMEAVLDQYSRCYPTAGEAALNRPFCIDYTWRKQGWGDLLMLANPLHLRLLPDDCSVRVLDDFKYRSIDGDLVGVVGDSWVLKTDPLSPTWHSTRGVNDDGVDEVVSALRKDVDSLASSPITTTSSYFYGKAIARAARLALIAEEVGCPDVIPAVHRFLKATVTPWLDGSFQGNGFLYDPKWGGLVTKQGLQDSGADFGFGIYNDHHYHLGYFLYAIAVLAKIDPSWGRKFMSQAYSMVADFMTLSRKCGASYTRLRTFDLWKLHSWAGGLTEFGDGRNQESTSEAVNAYYSAALLGLSYGDTHLVSVGATLTAFEMLAAQTWWHVREGEGIYEDDFSSNNRVVGVLWANKRDSGLWFAPPEWKECRLGIQLLPLLPISEALFPDVGFVKDLVSWTTPALARDGVGEGWKGFVYALEGVYDKESALAKTRALASHDDGNTLTNLLWWLHSRGNVDNMVVGSGRCCWYRQYGH; translated from the coding sequence ATGCGGAGGTGGAAGAAACAGCTGGGCCACACCATCTCCCGCCTCGTCTCCTCCAAACCCCCATTCAACCTCGCAAGGCCCaagcccgccgcgccgccgccacccctaCCTCCCCCACCGCCGCCGCATTCATCTcacccgcccccgcccccgccgcagCCGGCCATGCCGCCGCacgggcgccgccccgcgccgccggccccggGCGGCCACGTCTTCCCGCAGGCCGCGTCCACGGTGCTGCCCGACCCGGCCCGCTTCTTCGCGCCGGGCCTGCTCTCCGCGCCGCTCCCCACCAACTGCTTCTTCCAGAACTTCACGCTCAAGAACGGCGACCAGCCCGAGTACATCCACCCCTACTCCGTCCGCTCCGCCGCGGCCGGGCTCACCCTCTGCTACCCGGCGCGCAGCCACTCCCCGGCCTTCGACATCCAGACCTTCGCCGCCGACCTCACCGTCTCCTCCCCGTCCGACGCCGCCGCGGCCGGGCAGCCGCACCGCGTCGTCGCCTTCGACGACCTCTCCGTCACCCTCGACTTCTCCTCGTCGCTCCGCGCCTTCCTCGTCCGCGGCTGCCCCTTCGTCACCGTCGCCACCGCCGAGGCCGCGGGGCCCGTCGACGTCTCCGTCGCCTCCGTCCACGCCTTCCTCGAGGCCGCGCCCTGCGACGACGCGCGCACCAAGTGGCGCCTCCGGATGAACAGCGGCCAGACCTTCCTCCTCTACGCCTCCGCGCCCATCGCCCTGTCGCAGGCCAGCGTCACGCAGCTGGCCGCGCCGGGGTTCTCCGGCGTCATCCGGATCGCCTACCTGCCGGACCCGGCCATGGAGGCGGTCCTCGACCAGTACAGCCGCTGCTACCcgacggccggggaggccgcgctcAACCGCCCCTTCTGCATCGACTACACGTGGCGCAAGCAGGGGTGGGGGGATCTGCTCATGCTCGCCAACCCGCTCCACCTTCGGCTGCTCCCCGACGACTGCTCCGTCCGGGTGCTCGACGACTTCAAGTACCGGAGCATCGACGGGGACCTGGTCGGCGTCGTCGGCGACTCCTGGGTCCTCAAGACCGACCCCTTGTCCCCAACATGGCATTCCACCCGGGGCGTCAACGACGACGGGGTCGACGAGGTCGTGTCCGCGCTGCGCAAGGACGTTGACAGCCTTGCTTCCAGccccatcaccaccacctcctcctactTCTACGGGAAGGCCATTGCCAGGGCGGCGAGGCTGGCGTTGATCGCCGAGGAGGTCGGGTGCCCCGATGTCATCCCCGCGGTGCATCGGTTCTTGAAGGCCACCGTCACGCCGTGGCTGGACGGCAGTTTCCAGGGGAATGGCTTCCTGTATGATCCCAAATGGGGCGGCCTTGTCACCAAGCAGGGGCTGCAGGACTCCGGCGCAGACTTTGGCTTCGGGATCTACAACGATCACCACTACCATTTGGGCTACTTCCTGTATGCCATTGCTGTGCTTGCCAAGATCGATCCATCCTGGGGAAGGAAGTTCATGTCTCAGGCCTACTCCATGGTTGCCGATTTCATGACATTGTCCCGCAAGTGCGGTGCGAGCTACACCAGGCTGAGGACTTTTGAtctctggaagctgcattcctggGCCGGAGGACTGACAGAGTTCGGCGATGGgcgcaaccaggagagcacgagcgAGGCTGTTAATGCTTATTACTCTGCTGCGCTCCTTGGACTGAGCTATGGGGACACACACCTCGTCTCTGTCGGCGCGACGCTTACCGCGTTTGAGATGCTGGCAGCGCAGACATGGTGGCATGTCCGGGAAGGAGAAGGGATCTACGAGGACGACTTCAGCAGCAACAACCGTGTGGTCGGTGTCCTGTGGGCGAACAAGAGGGACAGTGGGCTCTGGTTCGCGCCACCGGAGTGGAAGGAATGCAGGCTGGGGATCCAGCTCCTGCCGCTCCTCCCGATCAGTGAGGCCCTCTTCCCGGACGTTGGGTTCGTCAAGGACCTGGTGAGCTGGACCACGCCGGCCTTGGCGAGGGATGGTGTCGGAGAAGGGTGGAAGGGCTTCGTGTATGCGCTGGAGGGGGTTTACGACAAGGAGTCGGCATTGGCCAAGACCAGGGCACTGGCATCACACGACGACGGTAACACACTGACGAACCTTCTGTGGTGGCTCCATAGCCGCGGCAATGTCGACAACATGGTTGTCGGATCCGGCAGGTGCTGCTGGTATCGGCAGTACGGCCATTGA